From Solwaraspora sp. WMMD1047, the proteins below share one genomic window:
- a CDS encoding sulfurtransferase gives MSRDTALVSADWAEKNLDAPGVVFVEVDEDTTAYEGGHIAGAIKLNWKTDLQDPVRRDFVNKAQFEALLSSRGIGNDDTVILYGGNNNWFAAYAYWYFKLYGHRDVKLLDGGRKKWELDARPLTKDVVSRPETSYVASDPDLTIRAFRDEAVAAIGTKNLVDVRSPDEYAGRLLAPAHLPQEQAQRGGHIPTAISVPWSKAANEDGTFKSDDELRAIYGDAGLDGDKDTIAYCRIGERSSHTWFVLKELLGHQNVKNYDGSWTEYGSLVGVPVALGDEPGEA, from the coding sequence ATGAGTCGCGACACCGCACTCGTTTCGGCCGACTGGGCCGAGAAGAACCTCGACGCGCCCGGCGTCGTCTTCGTCGAGGTCGACGAGGACACCACCGCCTACGAAGGCGGCCACATCGCCGGTGCGATCAAGCTGAACTGGAAGACCGACCTGCAGGACCCGGTACGCCGGGACTTCGTGAACAAGGCCCAGTTCGAGGCGCTGCTCTCGTCCCGCGGGATCGGCAACGACGACACCGTCATCCTGTACGGCGGCAACAACAACTGGTTCGCCGCGTACGCGTACTGGTACTTCAAGCTCTACGGCCACCGCGACGTGAAGCTGCTCGACGGCGGCCGCAAGAAGTGGGAGCTGGACGCCCGCCCGCTCACCAAGGACGTGGTTTCCCGGCCGGAGACCAGCTACGTGGCCAGCGACCCGGACCTGACCATCCGGGCGTTCCGCGACGAGGCGGTGGCGGCGATCGGCACCAAGAACCTGGTCGACGTCCGCTCGCCCGACGAGTACGCCGGCCGGCTGCTCGCCCCGGCGCACCTGCCGCAGGAGCAGGCGCAGCGCGGCGGCCACATCCCGACCGCGATCAGCGTGCCGTGGTCGAAGGCGGCGAACGAGGACGGCACCTTCAAGTCCGACGACGAGCTGCGCGCCATCTACGGCGACGCCGGCCTGGACGGCGACAAGGACACCATCGCCTACTGCCGGATCGGCGAGCGCTCGTCGCACACCTGGTTCGTGCTCAAGGAGCTGCTCGGCCACCAGAACGTGAAGAACTACGACGGCTCGTGGACCGAGTACGGCTCGCTGGTCGGCGTGCCGGTGGCGCTCGGCGACGAGCCCGGGGAGGCGTGA
- a CDS encoding Ms5788A family Cys-rich leader peptide, with the protein MGTLLTKRRAVDLCRVATCLCRPVI; encoded by the coding sequence ATGGGGACGCTCCTCACCAAACGGCGCGCGGTCGACCTGTGCCGCGTGGCCACCTGCCTGTGTCGCCCCGTCATCTGA
- a CDS encoding DUF2993 domain-containing protein — protein MADSYSAYDETHRDRPRRRRGRKVLITFIVLLVVLAGLLVVADRVAASFAERAIADQIRQEVAKQEIESSPPEVTVGGFPFLTQVVAGRYESISILVRDLRGPVQGRSLRVPELTVDARNVLASIDTLRTGEGEVIAETVEGTGTISYDTVADFINQPGLTLREEQGRLRVSAPLTVLGQEFTINGAAELTVDDEGRVFLGFDDLSAEGLPDNQVARQAINAYAQQISVELPVPEMPFALQVRDVQTLPQGLAVTATARDVPLNSVA, from the coding sequence GTGGCAGACAGCTACTCGGCGTACGACGAGACCCACCGGGACCGGCCGCGGCGCCGGCGCGGCCGGAAGGTGTTGATCACCTTCATCGTGCTGCTGGTGGTGCTGGCCGGTCTGCTGGTGGTGGCCGACCGGGTGGCGGCCAGCTTCGCCGAGCGGGCGATCGCCGACCAGATCCGCCAGGAGGTCGCCAAGCAGGAGATCGAGTCCTCCCCGCCGGAGGTGACGGTCGGCGGCTTCCCGTTCCTCACCCAGGTCGTCGCCGGCCGGTACGAGTCGATCTCGATTCTCGTCCGTGACCTGCGGGGCCCGGTGCAGGGCCGGTCGCTGCGGGTGCCCGAGCTGACCGTCGACGCCCGCAACGTGCTCGCCTCGATCGACACCCTGCGCACCGGCGAGGGGGAGGTGATCGCCGAGACCGTCGAGGGCACCGGCACCATCTCCTACGACACGGTGGCCGACTTCATCAACCAGCCCGGCCTGACGCTGCGCGAGGAGCAGGGCCGGCTGCGGGTGAGCGCGCCGCTGACCGTGCTCGGCCAGGAGTTCACCATCAACGGCGCCGCCGAGCTGACCGTGGACGACGAGGGCCGGGTCTTCCTCGGCTTCGACGACCTGTCGGCCGAGGGGCTGCCGGACAACCAGGTGGCCCGGCAGGCGATAAACGCGTACGCCCAGCAGATCTCCGTCGAGCTGCCGGTGCCCGAGATGCCCTTCGCGCTGCAGGTTCGCGACGTACAGACCCTGCCGCAGGGGCTGGCGGTCACCGCCACCGCCCGGGACGTGCCGCTCAATTCGGTCGCCTGA
- a CDS encoding response regulator transcription factor, with protein sequence MEILLLVTARAGEPSAVLPALDLLPHSVRTAPRDVRTLVSGPSPDAVLVDARSELSEARATCRMLHATGLGVPLVAVVTEAGLIALNADWGVDDVILASAGPAEVEARLRLAVGRLSNAAAGAGGCIRAGELSIDPDTYAAKLKGRPLDLTYKEFELLKFLAQHPGRVFTRDQLLREVWGYDYFGGTRTVDVHVRRLRAKLGSEYESMIGTVRQVGYKFVVPPSRSLPDSEPVPMPV encoded by the coding sequence GTGGAGATCCTGCTGCTGGTGACCGCGCGTGCAGGCGAACCATCCGCCGTGCTGCCCGCGCTCGACCTGCTCCCCCACTCGGTGCGTACCGCGCCCCGCGATGTCCGCACCCTGGTGTCCGGCCCGAGCCCGGACGCCGTACTTGTCGATGCCCGCTCCGAGCTGAGCGAGGCCCGGGCGACCTGCCGCATGCTGCACGCCACTGGTCTGGGGGTGCCGCTGGTCGCGGTGGTGACCGAGGCGGGCCTGATCGCGCTGAACGCCGACTGGGGCGTTGACGACGTGATCCTGGCCAGCGCCGGTCCGGCCGAGGTCGAGGCGCGGCTGCGGCTCGCGGTCGGCCGGCTCAGCAACGCCGCCGCCGGTGCCGGCGGCTGCATCCGGGCCGGGGAGCTGAGCATCGACCCGGACACCTACGCCGCCAAGTTGAAGGGGCGGCCGCTCGATCTGACGTACAAGGAGTTCGAGCTGTTGAAGTTCCTCGCCCAGCACCCGGGTCGGGTCTTCACCCGGGACCAGTTGCTCCGCGAGGTCTGGGGTTACGACTACTTCGGTGGCACCCGGACGGTCGACGTGCACGTGCGGCGGCTGCGCGCCAAGCTCGGCTCGGAGTACGAGTCGATGATCGGCACCGTCCGCCAGGTGGGCTACAAGTTCGTCGTGCCGCCGTCGCGGTCGCTGCCTGACTCCGAGCCGGTGCCGATGCCCGTCTAG
- a CDS encoding polysaccharide deacetylase family protein, whose protein sequence is MTASPSTRTLAVIAAVAVASLAAIYLLGRAVGGPTGPSLLTGVPAATPSAADEPAGPHDVAGPTTPTGTPTASSPAAAPTLDPHAEAEQPRLPAEPGGGPYGSRRTTGSPAVALTFDDGPDPNYTPQALAMLRSYRVQATFCLVGANVAKYPHLVRAIAADGHTLCNHSWSHDLALGSRSRSVIVADLVRTNEALRAAVPGARIAYFRQPGGNWTASVVTVAAQLGMTSLHWTVDPQDWRRPGVSSIATAVTSSTVPGAIVLLHDAGGNRQGTVSALRSILPNLTRRFALTALPTGGGVTAGSGAGAGPAQALPGPGPTPRSAARLPATVAG, encoded by the coding sequence ATGACCGCCTCCCCCAGCACCCGTACCCTCGCCGTCATCGCCGCCGTCGCCGTCGCCAGCCTGGCCGCCATCTACCTGCTCGGCCGGGCGGTGGGCGGCCCGACCGGACCGAGCCTGCTGACCGGCGTACCGGCCGCCACCCCCTCGGCCGCCGACGAACCCGCCGGGCCGCACGACGTCGCCGGCCCGACAACCCCCACCGGTACGCCGACCGCGAGCAGTCCGGCAGCCGCACCGACGCTCGACCCGCACGCCGAGGCCGAGCAGCCCCGACTGCCGGCCGAGCCCGGCGGCGGACCGTACGGGAGCCGCCGGACCACCGGATCGCCGGCCGTGGCGCTCACCTTCGACGACGGCCCGGACCCGAACTACACCCCGCAGGCGCTGGCCATGCTCCGCAGCTACCGGGTACAGGCGACGTTCTGCCTGGTCGGCGCGAACGTCGCCAAGTACCCCCACCTGGTACGGGCGATCGCCGCCGACGGGCACACCCTGTGCAACCATTCCTGGTCGCACGATCTGGCGCTGGGCAGCCGGTCCCGCTCGGTGATCGTGGCCGACCTGGTACGCACCAACGAGGCGCTGCGGGCCGCCGTGCCCGGCGCCCGGATCGCCTACTTCCGGCAGCCCGGCGGGAACTGGACGGCGTCGGTGGTGACGGTGGCCGCACAGCTCGGCATGACGTCGCTGCACTGGACGGTGGACCCGCAGGACTGGCGCCGGCCCGGGGTGAGCAGCATCGCCACGGCCGTCACCAGCTCGACCGTGCCCGGCGCGATCGTGCTGCTGCACGACGCGGGCGGCAACCGGCAGGGCACCGTCTCGGCGTTGCGCTCCATCCTGCCCAACCTCACCCGCCGGTTCGCGCTCACCGCGCTGCCCACCGGAGGCGGTGTCACCGCCGGCAGCGGCGCCGGGGCCGGACCGGCCCAGGCCCTTCCCGGGCCGGGGCCGACCCCCCGATCGGCCGCTCGGCTGCCGGCTACCGTGGCAGGGTGA
- the mshD gene encoding mycothiol synthase — translation MTTAASAPRPPVDQAERLTSTEIRDVLALTTAADTADGTVPFSEHVRLRIRHGGDQPVIHLLVRDGTAGVLGYAHLEPAAAGQPATGELVVHPARRRRGLGRALLTAATAASGGALRMWAHGDHPSAAALALDLGFTRNRVLWQMRRDLGPALPEPRLPAGVRLRAFRPGQDEQAWLAVNGRAFASHPEQGRWTAADLADRLAEPWFDPAGFLLAVEEGTDRLVGFHWTKVHPPAPGGRTPVGEVYVVGVDADARGGGLGSALTVAGLRHLREQGLRTVTLYVDESNTAATALYRRLGFAPWTVDVNYERS, via the coding sequence GTGACCACCGCCGCATCCGCGCCCCGCCCGCCGGTCGATCAGGCCGAACGGCTGACGTCGACCGAGATCCGCGACGTGCTCGCCCTGACCACCGCCGCGGACACCGCCGACGGCACCGTCCCGTTCTCCGAACACGTCCGGCTGCGGATCCGGCACGGCGGTGACCAGCCGGTCATCCATCTGCTGGTCCGGGACGGCACCGCCGGCGTGCTCGGGTACGCGCACCTGGAACCGGCCGCCGCCGGTCAGCCGGCCACCGGGGAACTGGTCGTCCACCCGGCGCGGCGGCGGCGGGGCCTGGGACGGGCACTGCTGACGGCCGCGACCGCGGCGTCCGGCGGAGCGTTGCGCATGTGGGCCCACGGCGACCACCCGTCCGCCGCCGCCCTCGCCCTCGACCTGGGATTCACCCGGAACCGGGTGCTGTGGCAGATGCGCCGCGACCTGGGCCCGGCGCTGCCCGAGCCGCGCCTGCCGGCCGGGGTACGGCTGCGCGCCTTCCGGCCCGGTCAGGACGAGCAGGCCTGGCTCGCGGTCAACGGTCGGGCGTTCGCCAGCCATCCCGAGCAGGGTCGGTGGACGGCCGCCGACCTGGCCGACCGGCTCGCCGAACCGTGGTTCGACCCGGCCGGCTTCCTGCTCGCCGTCGAGGAGGGCACGGACCGGCTGGTCGGCTTCCACTGGACCAAGGTCCACCCACCGGCGCCCGGCGGCCGGACCCCGGTGGGCGAGGTGTACGTCGTCGGGGTGGACGCCGACGCGCGGGGCGGCGGCCTGGGCTCCGCGCTCACCGTCGCCGGGCTGCGGCACCTGCGCGAGCAGGGACTGCGGACGGTGACCCTCTACGTGGACGAGTCGAACACCGCCGCGACGGCCCTCTACCGGCGGCTCGGCTTCGCCCCGTGGACCGTCGACGTCAACTACGAGCGGAGCTGA
- the pstB gene encoding phosphate ABC transporter ATP-binding protein PstB, which produces MAKRIEVSDLDIFYGSFKAVENVTMTIEPASITALIGPSGCGKSTFLRSLNRMHEVVPGGRVEGKVAMDGQDLYGDDVDPVAVRRHVGMVFQRPNPFPTMSIYDNVAAGVKLNSGRMRKPALDELVESTLRGANLWEEVKDRLNRPGSSLSGGQQQRLCIARAIAVKPDVLLMDEPCSALDPISTVAIEDLMHELKERFTIVIVTHNMQQAARVSDRTGFFNIAGTGKPGQLIEMDKTQRIFSNPQVKATEDYITGRFG; this is translated from the coding sequence GTGGCCAAGCGCATCGAGGTTTCCGACCTCGACATCTTCTACGGCTCCTTCAAGGCCGTGGAGAACGTCACCATGACGATCGAGCCGGCCTCGATCACGGCCCTGATCGGGCCCTCGGGTTGCGGTAAGTCGACCTTCCTGCGGTCGCTGAACCGGATGCACGAGGTCGTGCCCGGCGGGCGGGTCGAGGGCAAGGTGGCCATGGACGGGCAGGACCTGTACGGCGACGACGTCGACCCGGTCGCCGTACGCCGGCACGTCGGCATGGTCTTCCAGCGCCCCAACCCGTTCCCGACCATGTCGATCTACGACAACGTCGCGGCCGGGGTGAAGCTCAACAGCGGCCGGATGCGCAAGCCGGCCCTGGACGAGCTGGTCGAGAGCACGCTGCGCGGCGCCAACCTCTGGGAGGAGGTAAAGGACCGGCTCAACCGGCCGGGATCGAGCCTGTCGGGCGGTCAGCAGCAGCGGCTCTGCATCGCCCGGGCGATCGCCGTCAAGCCCGACGTGCTGCTGATGGACGAGCCGTGTTCGGCGCTGGACCCGATCTCGACGGTGGCGATCGAGGACCTGATGCACGAGCTCAAGGAGCGGTTCACGATCGTGATCGTGACCCACAACATGCAGCAGGCGGCCCGGGTCAGCGACCGCACCGGCTTCTTCAACATCGCCGGCACCGGCAAGCCGGGCCAGCTCATCGAGATGGACAAGACCCAGCGGATCTTCAGCAACCCGCAGGTCAAGGCCACCGAGGACTACATCACCGGACGCTTCGGCTGA
- the pstA gene encoding phosphate ABC transporter permease PstA encodes MTTTATPTDSPPQPVLDTGMTRGILPRWAVPAVVAGAVAVGLVAWLAGVAVPMAVVCAVLLIVLALPLLSWRVEGARRAKDRFVTVVVSIAFSLAILPLLSLLFTVASNGIGRLDGEFLTSDMRGVLGPGGGALHAIVGTLLITGAATVISVPIGVMCAVYLVEYGKGRLARSVTLLVDVMTGIPSIVAGLFAFALFAIFFGPSIRFGIGGAVALSVLMIPVVVRSVEEMLKLVPNELREASYALGVPKWRTVIKVVLRTAAAGIATGVTIAIARVIGETAPLLIIAGSTTRVNSDLFDGRMSSLPIFTYYSYSIPGAQPEFGVDRAWAAALTLFIIVMGLNLIARAISHYFTIKTNR; translated from the coding sequence ATGACCACGACGGCCACCCCCACCGACTCGCCCCCGCAGCCGGTCCTCGACACCGGGATGACCCGGGGCATCCTGCCCAGGTGGGCGGTGCCCGCCGTCGTCGCCGGCGCCGTCGCGGTCGGCCTCGTCGCCTGGCTGGCCGGCGTCGCGGTGCCGATGGCCGTGGTGTGCGCCGTACTGCTGATCGTCCTCGCGCTGCCGCTGCTCTCCTGGCGGGTCGAGGGGGCTCGCCGGGCCAAGGACCGGTTCGTCACGGTGGTGGTCTCCATCGCCTTCAGCCTGGCGATCCTGCCACTGCTGTCGTTGCTCTTCACGGTGGCGTCCAACGGCATCGGCCGGCTGGACGGCGAGTTCCTCACCAGCGACATGAGGGGCGTGCTGGGTCCGGGTGGAGGCGCCCTGCACGCCATCGTCGGCACCCTGCTGATCACCGGTGCGGCCACCGTCATCTCGGTGCCGATCGGCGTGATGTGCGCGGTCTACCTGGTCGAGTACGGCAAGGGCCGGCTGGCTCGGTCGGTCACCCTGCTCGTCGACGTGATGACCGGCATCCCGTCGATCGTCGCCGGCCTGTTCGCCTTCGCGCTCTTCGCGATCTTCTTCGGGCCGAGCATCCGGTTCGGGATCGGCGGCGCGGTAGCGCTCTCCGTCCTGATGATCCCGGTCGTGGTCCGGTCGGTCGAGGAGATGCTGAAGCTGGTCCCGAACGAGCTGCGCGAGGCGTCGTACGCACTCGGCGTGCCGAAGTGGCGGACCGTCATCAAGGTGGTGCTCCGTACCGCGGCGGCCGGCATCGCCACCGGCGTGACGATCGCCATCGCCCGGGTCATCGGCGAGACGGCACCGCTGCTGATCATCGCCGGCAGCACCACCCGGGTCAACAGCGACCTCTTCGACGGCCGGATGTCCTCCCTGCCGATCTTCACGTACTACTCCTACAGCATTCCGGGCGCCCAACCCGAGTTCGGCGTCGACCGGGCCTGGGCCGCGGCGCTCACGCTCTTCATCATCGTGATGGGTCTGAACCTGATCGCCCGGGCCATCTCCCACTACTTCACCATCAAGACCAATCGCTGA
- the pstC gene encoding phosphate ABC transporter permease subunit PstC — protein MTTPATAMGGTPTGGEEEPGWTGSTRRLGDRIFSGTAIGSGILILVTLAAVAAFLLYEGFPALTADGADLPGGEGFISFVGPLLFGTVLAAVIALVVALPLSVGIALFISHYAPRRVAAALGYLVDLLAAVPSVVYGLWGIYFLAPQLVPAYRWLEENLGFIPLFAGPTSATGRTMLTAGLVLAVMILPIMTAVNREVFLQTPRLQEEASLALGATRWEMIRMTVLPFGRSGIVSGSMLGLGRALGETLAVAMVLSPADVISTNLIGSVNSNTIAANIALDFPESSGLAVNALIASGLVLFALTFLVNYAARAIVNRRRDFSGANA, from the coding sequence GTGACAACGCCCGCCACCGCCATGGGTGGAACCCCGACGGGCGGCGAGGAGGAACCGGGCTGGACCGGCTCCACCCGACGCCTCGGCGATCGGATCTTCTCCGGCACCGCGATCGGGTCGGGGATCCTCATTCTCGTCACCCTGGCCGCGGTCGCGGCCTTCCTGCTCTACGAGGGATTCCCGGCGCTGACCGCCGACGGGGCCGACCTGCCCGGGGGCGAGGGCTTCATCTCCTTCGTCGGGCCGCTGCTCTTCGGCACCGTCCTGGCCGCCGTCATCGCACTGGTGGTCGCCCTGCCGCTGTCGGTCGGGATCGCGCTGTTCATCTCGCACTACGCCCCCCGCCGGGTCGCGGCCGCGCTGGGCTACCTGGTCGACCTGCTGGCCGCGGTGCCCAGCGTGGTCTACGGCCTCTGGGGCATCTACTTCCTCGCCCCGCAGCTCGTCCCGGCCTACCGCTGGCTGGAGGAGAACCTCGGCTTCATCCCGCTGTTCGCCGGACCCACCTCGGCCACCGGCCGGACCATGCTCACCGCCGGCCTGGTGCTGGCGGTGATGATCCTGCCGATCATGACCGCCGTGAACCGGGAGGTCTTCCTGCAGACGCCCCGGTTGCAGGAGGAGGCGTCACTCGCCCTGGGCGCCACCCGGTGGGAGATGATCCGGATGACGGTCCTGCCGTTCGGCCGCTCCGGCATCGTCAGCGGCAGCATGCTCGGCCTCGGCCGGGCACTCGGCGAGACCCTGGCGGTTGCCATGGTGCTCTCCCCGGCAGACGTGATCTCGACGAACCTGATCGGTTCGGTCAACAGCAACACCATCGCCGCCAACATCGCCTTGGACTTCCCCGAGTCGAGCGGCCTCGCCGTGAACGCGCTCATCGCGTCCGGCCTGGTGCTCTTCGCGCTGACCTTCTTGGTCAACTACGCGGCTCGGGCCATCGTCAACCGTCGGCGTGACTTCTCGGGAGCGAACGCATGA